The Meriones unguiculatus strain TT.TT164.6M chromosome 1, Bangor_MerUng_6.1, whole genome shotgun sequence genome has a segment encoding these proteins:
- the Arhgap19 gene encoding rho GTPase-activating protein 19 isoform X1: protein MAAETLNRGEAPSCDSGRSNAICNFVICNNSPLGGQPVIFNPDFFVEKLRHEKPEVFTELVVSNITRLIDLPGTELAQLMGEVDLKLPGGAGPAAGFFRSLMSLKRKEKGVVFGSPLTEEGIAQIYQLIEYLHKNLRVEGLFRVPGNSVRQQLLRDALNNGTDIDLDSGEFHSNDVATLLKMFLGELPEPLLTHKHFHVHLKISDLMQFDDKGNKTNIPDKERQIEALQLLFLILPPANRNLLKLLLDLLYQTAKKQDKNKMSAHNLALMFAPHVLWPKNVTANDLQENITKLNTGMAFMIKHSQKLFKAPAYIRECARLYYLGSRTQVSKDDLDLTTSCHTMPFQLARSQKWNRVDSCSQQEETQQHTEEALRELFQHVHNMPDSAKKKQLIRQFHKQSLTQTPGREPSTPRVQKRARSRSFSGLIKRKVLGNQMMSEKKNSPPTPESVAMGELKRASKENMSLFFSGSPTVTMTPTRLKWSEGKKEGKKGFF, encoded by the exons ATGGCGGCTGAGACGCTGAACAGAGGGGAGGCGCCTTCCTGCGACTCCGGCCGGAG caatgcCATCTGCAATTTTGTTATTTGCAACAACTCTCcccttggaggccagcctgttatCTTCAATCCTGACTTTTTTGTGGAGAAACTCCGACATGAGAAACCAGAGGTGTTCACCGAGTTGGTGGTCAGCAATATCACAAGACTTATTGATTTGCCTGGAACTGAGCTTGCTCAGCTGATGGGAGAAGTGGACCTTAAGTTGCCTGGTGGGGCTGGTCCAGCGGCAGGATTCTTCAGGTCTCTAATGTCTCTCAAGCGGAAGG AGAAAGGAGTGGTGTTTGGATCTCCACTGACAGAGGAAGGCATTGCCCAGATATACCAACTGATTGAGTATCTGCACAAAA ACTTGCGAGTAGAGGGCTTGTTCCGAGTACCAGGCAACAGCGTCCGGCAGCAACTTTTGAGGGATGCTCTCAATAATGGAACCGATATTGACTTGGACTCAGGAGAGTTTCACTCAAATGATGTCGCCACCCTGCTGAAGATGTTTCTGGGAGAGTTACCAGAGCCCCTGCTGACCCATAAACATTTTCATGTCCACCTCAAGATTTCTG atttgATGCAGTTTGATGATAAAGGAAATAAGACCAACATACCAGACAAGGAGCGGCAGATTGAAGCTCTGCAGCTGctcttcctcatcctccctcCAGCCAATCGTAACTTGCTGAAGTTACTGCTTGATCTCCTGTATCAAACAGCTAAGAAGCAAGACAAGAATAAGATGTCTGCCCATAACCTTGCCCTTATGTTTGCACCCCATGTCCTGTGGCCCAAAAAT GTCACTGCAAATGACCTTCAGGAAAATATCACAAAGTTAAACACTGGGATGGCTTTTATGATCAAACACTCCCAGAAACTTTTTAAG GCTCCTGCTTATATTCGAGAATGTGCTAGATTGTACTATTTGGGCTCCAGAACACAAGTGTCAAAG GATGATCTTGATCTGACAACCTCATGTCATACCATGCCCTTCCAGCTGGCAAGGTCTCAGAAATGGAACAGGGTAGATTCTTGCTCTCAGCAGGAGGAAACCCAGCAACATACAGAAGAGGCATTGAGAGAACTCTTCCAACATGTTCATAACATGCCAGACTCAGCGAAGAAGAAACAACTTATCAGACAG TTCCATAAGCAGTCTTTAACTCAAACGCCAGGGCGAGAACCTTCTACTCCCAGGGTCCAGAAGAGAGCCCGCTCACGCTCCTTCAGTGGGCTTATTAAG CGCAAAGTCCTGGGCAACCAGATGatgtcagaaaagaaaaacagccccCCTACTCCAGAGTCTGTGGCCATGGGGGAACTGAAGAGAGCCAGTAAAGAGAATATGAGCTTG TTCTTCTCTGGCTCTCCAACTGTCACAATGACACCAACAAGATTGAAATGGtctgaggggaagaaagaggggaaaaaag GATTCTTCTGA
- the Arhgap19 gene encoding rho GTPase-activating protein 19 isoform X2, with amino-acid sequence MGEVDLKLPGGAGPAAGFFRSLMSLKRKEKGVVFGSPLTEEGIAQIYQLIEYLHKNLRVEGLFRVPGNSVRQQLLRDALNNGTDIDLDSGEFHSNDVATLLKMFLGELPEPLLTHKHFHVHLKISDLMQFDDKGNKTNIPDKERQIEALQLLFLILPPANRNLLKLLLDLLYQTAKKQDKNKMSAHNLALMFAPHVLWPKNVTANDLQENITKLNTGMAFMIKHSQKLFKAPAYIRECARLYYLGSRTQVSKDDLDLTTSCHTMPFQLARSQKWNRVDSCSQQEETQQHTEEALRELFQHVHNMPDSAKKKQLIRQFHKQSLTQTPGREPSTPRVQKRARSRSFSGLIKRKVLGNQMMSEKKNSPPTPESVAMGELKRASKENMSLFFSGSPTVTMTPTRLKWSEGKKEGKKGFF; translated from the exons ATGGGAGAAGTGGACCTTAAGTTGCCTGGTGGGGCTGGTCCAGCGGCAGGATTCTTCAGGTCTCTAATGTCTCTCAAGCGGAAGG AGAAAGGAGTGGTGTTTGGATCTCCACTGACAGAGGAAGGCATTGCCCAGATATACCAACTGATTGAGTATCTGCACAAAA ACTTGCGAGTAGAGGGCTTGTTCCGAGTACCAGGCAACAGCGTCCGGCAGCAACTTTTGAGGGATGCTCTCAATAATGGAACCGATATTGACTTGGACTCAGGAGAGTTTCACTCAAATGATGTCGCCACCCTGCTGAAGATGTTTCTGGGAGAGTTACCAGAGCCCCTGCTGACCCATAAACATTTTCATGTCCACCTCAAGATTTCTG atttgATGCAGTTTGATGATAAAGGAAATAAGACCAACATACCAGACAAGGAGCGGCAGATTGAAGCTCTGCAGCTGctcttcctcatcctccctcCAGCCAATCGTAACTTGCTGAAGTTACTGCTTGATCTCCTGTATCAAACAGCTAAGAAGCAAGACAAGAATAAGATGTCTGCCCATAACCTTGCCCTTATGTTTGCACCCCATGTCCTGTGGCCCAAAAAT GTCACTGCAAATGACCTTCAGGAAAATATCACAAAGTTAAACACTGGGATGGCTTTTATGATCAAACACTCCCAGAAACTTTTTAAG GCTCCTGCTTATATTCGAGAATGTGCTAGATTGTACTATTTGGGCTCCAGAACACAAGTGTCAAAG GATGATCTTGATCTGACAACCTCATGTCATACCATGCCCTTCCAGCTGGCAAGGTCTCAGAAATGGAACAGGGTAGATTCTTGCTCTCAGCAGGAGGAAACCCAGCAACATACAGAAGAGGCATTGAGAGAACTCTTCCAACATGTTCATAACATGCCAGACTCAGCGAAGAAGAAACAACTTATCAGACAG TTCCATAAGCAGTCTTTAACTCAAACGCCAGGGCGAGAACCTTCTACTCCCAGGGTCCAGAAGAGAGCCCGCTCACGCTCCTTCAGTGGGCTTATTAAG CGCAAAGTCCTGGGCAACCAGATGatgtcagaaaagaaaaacagccccCCTACTCCAGAGTCTGTGGCCATGGGGGAACTGAAGAGAGCCAGTAAAGAGAATATGAGCTTG TTCTTCTCTGGCTCTCCAACTGTCACAATGACACCAACAAGATTGAAATGGtctgaggggaagaaagaggggaaaaaag GATTCTTCTGA